In Montipora foliosa isolate CH-2021 chromosome 13, ASM3666993v2, whole genome shotgun sequence, one DNA window encodes the following:
- the LOC137981761 gene encoding uncharacterized protein: protein MLFLLQKYQEHLKKIGKDGDYLDAVIELLHHTSEIVSLFNDRLYINSSDDLRLHKLNNFYNWMCHWANETEGNSKSFISSKLWFDLQAMCLGFQSMVHYKMTRFPSTVIKPAIVNQDCVENHFCQIRSCNGQNDNPTFLQQQSTQNSIRLGQTTISTKSNASCNSTNMNIRPSIEGMQAKRTVK, encoded by the exons ATGTTGTTTCTACTGCAG AAGTACCAGGAACACCTGAAAAAGATCGGAAAGGATGGCGATTATTTGGATGCTGTTATTGAGCTTCTTCATCACACAAGCGAGATTGTGAGCTTATTTAATGATAGGCTTTACATCAATTCATCTGACGACTTAAGACTTCACAAGTTAAACAATTTCTATAACTGGATGTGCCACTGGGCCAATGAAACTGAAGGAAACAGCAAGAGCTTCATCTCTTCTAAATTGTGGTTTGATCTGCAAGCAATGTGCCTTGGATTCCAGTCCATGGTCCATTACAAAATGACTAGATTCCCCAGCACAGTAATTAAACCAGCGATTGTAAATCAAGATTGTGTGGAGAATCATTTCTGCCAGATACGTTCATGCAATGGCCAGAATGATAACCCCACCTTCTTGCAGCAGCAATCAACACAGAACTCCATCAGATTGGGCCAAACAACCATTAGTACCAAGAGCAATGCATCCTGTAACAGCACCAACATGAACATAAGGCCATCAATTGAAGGAATGCAGGCAAAAAGGACTGTAAAGtga